The Williamwhitmania sp. nucleotide sequence CTTATTACCGGAGGCACTGGTTCTTTTGGTAATGCTGTCCTTAAACGGTTTCTTGATACTGACATTAATGAAATACGTATTTTTTCACGTGATGAGAAGAAGCAGGATGACATGCGTCGTCACTATAACTCTTCAAAGATTAAGTTCTATATCGGTGATGTAAGGGATGCTAATAGCATCGATAGAGCCATGCATGGTGTTGATTTTGTATTCCATGCTGCCGCACTGAAGCAGGTTCCATCCTGTGAGTTTTTTCCTGTTGAGGCGGTTAAAACTAATATCCTCGGAACCGATAATGTTCTTCAGGCTGCTGAAAAGTATGGAGTGAAGCGGTTGGTGGTATTAAGTACCGACAAAGCTGCCTATCCCATTAACGCAATGGGCATGTCGAAGGCGTTAATGGAGAAGGTGATGGTTGCAAGGTCACGAAGCAATGATCCAGCAACCCAAATATTTTGTGGCACGCGCTATGGAAATGTAATGGCCTCCAGAGGTTCTGTTATTCCATTGTTTATAGAACAATTAAAAGTTGGAAAGCCATTGACCATTACCGATCCTAACATGACTCGGTTCATGATGACCTTGGAGGATGCAGTTGATCTCGTTCTTTATGCGTTTGAGCATGGTAAACCGGGTGACCTGTTTGTTCAAAAGGCTCCCTCGGCAACTATTGAGACTTTGGCTAAAGCTTTAATCGAACTCTATAAGTCTACTAGTGAAATTAAGATAATCGGTACTAGGCATGGAGAGAAGTTATACGAGACCTTAGTTAATAGGGAGGATATGGTTAAGGCAGAAGATTTAGGAAACTATTTTAGAATTCCTGCTGATAATAGAGACCTTAATTATGCTCAGTATTTTTCAGAGGGTATTCCGGATGTATCTCAATTTGAGGAGTATCATTCGCACAATACAGAATTGTTGGATGTAGAGGGAATGAAAAGACTTCTCTTAAAACTTCCCATGATACGCAAAGATATACTAGGTGAAGAGAGTAGTAACCAATATCCTGATTAATTTAATACAGTATGCTGAAAGTTGGAATTACCGGTCAATCTGGTTTTGTAGGTACTCACCTCTATAATACTCTTGGCCTTTTATCCGATAAATTTATGCGTATTCCTTTCGATGATAAGTTTTTCAACGAAAGAGAGAAGTTAATTGAGTTTGTCACCTCTTGCGATGTGATTGTTCATTTAGCAGCCATGAATCGTCATAATGATCCAGAGGTACTTTACAGCACAAATATCTCTTTAGTAAAGAAACTTATTGAAGCATGTGACTCTTCAAATATAACTCCCCATATTTTATTTTCATCCTCAACACAAGAGGAGAGAGATAATCTGTACGGTAGATCGAAAAAGGAGGGGCGTGAACTATTTGAAAATTGGGCGAAACGTTCAGGGGCAAGATTTACTGGCCTCGTTATTCCTAATGTGTTTGGTCCCTTTGGTAATCCCTACTATAACTCTGTTGTTGCCACTTTTTGTCACCAACTAACGCATAAGGAGACGCCAACGATTGAAACTGATGGCGAGTTGAAGTTAATTTACGTAGCTGAGTTAGTTGATTTTTTGTTGAATAAAATTGAGGTCACAGTTCTTAATGATGTTGAATCTATTGAGCGATGCGAGGTACCATATACTTCTACCATTAAAGTATCTGAATTACTTGAGAAGCTAAAAGGTTTTAAAGAACGTTATTTTGAAAATGGGATGCTTCCAAACTTGGGCAATGCATTGGATCGCAATTTGTTTAATACCTTACTAACCTATAATGACCATAAATCGTTTTTCCCCTTTCATCTAAAACTAAATACCGATGAAAGAGGTTCGTTTGTGGAGACGATAAAGTTGAATAGTGGTGGGCAAGTCTCTTTTTCTACTACCAAACCAGGTATAACACGGGGTAACCATTTTCATACCCGAAAGGCAGAGCGTTTTGCTGTAATAAAGGGTAAGGCTATAATAGAATTTAGGCGTATAGGCACTGATAAAAAGTTCACCTTTGAGTTGGATGGTGGGAACAATCCTTCATTTGTAGATATGCCGGTATGGTTTACCCATAACATAACCAATGTAGGAACAGAAG carries:
- a CDS encoding polysaccharide biosynthesis protein: MFQNKILLITGGTGSFGNAVLKRFLDTDINEIRIFSRDEKKQDDMRRHYNSSKIKFYIGDVRDANSIDRAMHGVDFVFHAAALKQVPSCEFFPVEAVKTNILGTDNVLQAAEKYGVKRLVVLSTDKAAYPINAMGMSKALMEKVMVARSRSNDPATQIFCGTRYGNVMASRGSVIPLFIEQLKVGKPLTITDPNMTRFMMTLEDAVDLVLYAFEHGKPGDLFVQKAPSATIETLAKALIELYKSTSEIKIIGTRHGEKLYETLVNREDMVKAEDLGNYFRIPADNRDLNYAQYFSEGIPDVSQFEEYHSHNTELLDVEGMKRLLLKLPMIRKDILGEESSNQYPD
- a CDS encoding NAD-dependent epimerase/dehydratase family protein codes for the protein MLKVGITGQSGFVGTHLYNTLGLLSDKFMRIPFDDKFFNEREKLIEFVTSCDVIVHLAAMNRHNDPEVLYSTNISLVKKLIEACDSSNITPHILFSSSTQEERDNLYGRSKKEGRELFENWAKRSGARFTGLVIPNVFGPFGNPYYNSVVATFCHQLTHKETPTIETDGELKLIYVAELVDFLLNKIEVTVLNDVESIERCEVPYTSTIKVSELLEKLKGFKERYFENGMLPNLGNALDRNLFNTLLTYNDHKSFFPFHLKLNTDERGSFVETIKLNSGGQVSFSTTKPGITRGNHFHTRKAERFAVIKGKAIIEFRRIGTDKKFTFELDGGNNPSFVDMPVWFTHNITNVGTEEVYTIFWISEHFDPADQDTFFEQV